One part of the Lysobacterales bacterium genome encodes these proteins:
- a CDS encoding serine/threonine protein kinase, whose translation MSTTVRPDDEEGFLAPGGALAGALGQRLLERLGPPRPKPGQRFGPFALVRALGRGGMGEVWLARRADGAFEQQVALKWLQGGLFGDADALLARERGLLAGLDHPHIARLIDGGRSEAGLTWFAMEYVDGLRLDAHAREHRLDLRARLRLLLPLCAALAFAHRRLVVHGDLKPANVMVDREGQPKLLDFGIARLLKSDSDGLAAALTPGWASPEQRRGEALGTASDVYQLGLLLACLSQLPAQTDLSSTALPETVLAAPLTADAVPPETLKDPELRAIALRACAPRPEQRYPSVDAFADDLRAWLAHRPVSAVPASAFYRLRKRLRRHPLAGALGLAGGLALVALGLGLQQQREAALAAAARAEREALQARRESERSAAALGFLGELLGKAQPGEHRGRIPTVEDALQAGAERLSEDSAMPPALRGALLARLGSIRIERSEFGQARALLEAAVPLLRAADEDPVLLSEAEGELAYSLDYSDSARALPLFDGAIARLSALPDEQPRRLRLQRLRASLLYGIGRYEDAAAALRGHLAESDARLGEDSVESGMGRVLLAMSLNAQGDIEGGLAASAQAWRTLKAALGEAHPRSVQAGNGYASALYNHGRYAEQIAVLDELLATARRLWGEAHPRVALLLTWKGAGLLAAERAAEATEALERAAALYAAADPDDDLGSPNTLGALGDAYAALGRSDDALAAYARMAQVERERTTALPPDDGSRAIKPARLLVQLGRHDEARRALSEAESRAARSGHTNAPLRRELDALREAIEHP comes from the coding sequence GTGAGCACCACGGTCAGGCCAGACGATGAGGAGGGCTTTCTCGCCCCCGGCGGCGCGCTGGCGGGCGCACTGGGGCAACGCCTGCTGGAGCGACTCGGGCCGCCCCGCCCGAAGCCCGGCCAACGCTTCGGGCCGTTTGCCCTGGTCCGCGCGCTGGGCCGCGGCGGCATGGGCGAGGTCTGGCTGGCGCGGCGCGCCGACGGCGCCTTCGAGCAGCAGGTCGCGCTGAAGTGGCTGCAGGGCGGCCTGTTTGGCGATGCCGATGCCCTGCTCGCGCGCGAGCGTGGGCTGCTGGCCGGGCTCGATCATCCGCACATCGCGCGCCTGATCGACGGCGGCCGCAGCGAGGCGGGCCTGACCTGGTTCGCGATGGAGTACGTCGACGGCCTGCGCCTCGATGCGCATGCGCGTGAACATCGCCTCGACCTGCGCGCGCGCCTGCGCCTGCTGCTGCCGCTGTGCGCCGCGCTGGCCTTCGCCCACCGGCGGCTGGTGGTGCATGGGGACCTCAAGCCCGCCAATGTCATGGTCGACCGCGAGGGCCAGCCCAAGCTGCTCGACTTCGGCATCGCGCGCCTGCTGAAATCCGACAGCGATGGCCTCGCCGCGGCGCTGACGCCGGGCTGGGCGAGCCCGGAGCAGAGGCGCGGCGAAGCGCTGGGTACGGCCAGCGACGTCTATCAGCTGGGCCTGCTGCTGGCCTGCCTGTCCCAGCTGCCGGCGCAGACCGACCTGTCCTCGACGGCGCTGCCCGAGACCGTGCTCGCCGCGCCGCTGACGGCCGACGCTGTGCCGCCGGAGACGCTCAAGGATCCGGAGCTGCGCGCCATCGCCCTGCGCGCCTGCGCGCCGCGCCCGGAGCAGCGCTACCCCAGCGTCGATGCCTTCGCCGACGATCTGCGCGCCTGGCTGGCGCATCGGCCGGTGTCGGCGGTGCCGGCATCGGCCTTCTATCGCCTGCGCAAGCGCCTGCGCCGGCATCCGCTGGCGGGCGCACTGGGCCTCGCTGGCGGCCTCGCGCTGGTCGCCCTCGGCCTTGGCCTGCAGCAGCAGCGCGAGGCGGCGCTGGCCGCGGCCGCGCGCGCCGAGCGCGAGGCCCTGCAGGCGCGTCGCGAGTCCGAACGCAGCGCGGCCGCGCTCGGCTTTCTCGGCGAGCTGCTCGGCAAGGCGCAGCCGGGCGAGCATCGCGGCCGCATTCCGACCGTGGAGGATGCGCTGCAGGCTGGCGCCGAGCGCCTAAGCGAGGACAGTGCGATGCCGCCCGCGCTGCGCGGCGCCCTGCTGGCGCGGCTCGGCAGCATCCGCATCGAGCGCAGCGAGTTCGGCCAGGCCCGCGCCCTGCTCGAAGCCGCGGTGCCGCTGCTGCGCGCCGCCGATGAGGACCCGGTGCTGCTGTCCGAGGCCGAGGGCGAACTCGCCTACAGCCTCGACTACAGCGACTCGGCCCGCGCCCTGCCGCTGTTCGACGGCGCCATCGCTCGGCTGTCCGCGCTGCCGGACGAACAGCCGCGACGCCTGCGCCTGCAGCGCCTGCGCGCGAGCCTGCTGTACGGCATCGGCCGCTACGAAGACGCGGCTGCGGCGCTGCGCGGGCATCTGGCGGAGTCCGATGCCCGGCTGGGCGAAGACAGCGTCGAATCCGGCATGGGCCGCGTGCTGCTGGCGATGAGCCTGAATGCGCAGGGCGACATCGAGGGCGGGCTGGCCGCCAGCGCGCAGGCCTGGCGCACGCTCAAGGCGGCGCTGGGCGAGGCGCATCCGCGCAGCGTGCAGGCCGGCAATGGCTACGCCAGCGCCCTCTACAACCACGGCCGCTACGCCGAGCAGATCGCCGTGCTCGACGAACTGCTGGCCACCGCACGCAGGCTGTGGGGCGAGGCGCATCCGCGCGTGGCCCTGCTGCTGACCTGGAAGGGCGCCGGCCTGCTGGCCGCCGAGCGCGCTGCCGAAGCGACCGAGGCGCTGGAGCGGGCGGCCGCGCTGTACGCCGCCGCGGACCCCGACGACGACCTCGGCAGCCCCAACACCCTGGGCGCGCTCGGCGATGCCTATGCCGCGCTCGGTCGCAGCGACGACGCCCTGGCCGCCTATGCACGCATGGCGCAGGTCGAACGCGAACGCACCACCGCCCTGCCGCCCGACGACGGCAGCCGCGCGATCAAGCCGGCGCGCCTGCTGGTCCAGCTCGGCCGCCACGACGAAGCCCGCCGCGCGCTCAGCGAAGCCGAATCCCGCGCCGCCCGCAGCGGTCACACCAACGCCCCGCTGCGCCGCGAGCTGGACGCCCTGCGCGAAGCGATCGAACACCCATAG
- a CDS encoding transposase, with amino-acid sequence MPNYRRLRLSAATCFFTVNLWNREQRLLVDHIDALRLAFRATRRQRPFDLLAAVVLPDHLHCLWTLPDGDDDNATRWRQIKTLFTLSLPAGEPLSASRADKGERGIWQRRYFERLILDERDLRAHIDYIHYNPVKHGHVERAIDWPHSSVHRYVCEGLLAPDWGTSLHRFVPSATPVAG; translated from the coding sequence ATGCCGAACTATCGCCGCCTCCGCCTTTCTGCCGCGACCTGCTTCTTCACCGTGAATCTATGGAATCGCGAGCAGCGTCTGCTGGTCGATCACATCGACGCCCTGCGTCTGGCCTTTCGCGCCACCCGCCGGCAGCGCCCGTTCGATCTGCTGGCGGCGGTGGTTCTGCCGGATCACCTGCACTGCCTCTGGACCCTGCCCGACGGCGATGACGACAACGCCACGCGCTGGCGCCAGATCAAGACCCTGTTCACCCTGAGCCTGCCGGCAGGGGAGCCGTTGAGCGCAAGCCGCGCCGACAAGGGCGAGCGCGGCATCTGGCAGCGACGCTACTTCGAGCGCTTGATCCTCGATGAGCGCGACCTGCGCGCGCACATCGACTACATCCACTACAACCCGGTCAAGCACGGCCACGTCGAACGTGCCATCGACTGGCCGCATTCGAGCGTTCATCGCTACGTGTGCGAGGGGCTGCTCGCGCCTGACTGGGGCACTTCCCTGCATCGCTTCGTGCCCAGCGCGACGCCAGTGGCGGGGTGA
- a CDS encoding DUF2135 domain-containing protein: protein MDRTKTSSRLGRAGWCLGSRRAAWAWACASSLIGVCAQAQQAPKVELEGPRSGWRLHTPESASFMQAVNYPANSVNTGDAAIGRLIRGRVLGAAKGPARLIVNGVAMPQRIEDDGSFARPYAFPSGSNSIEVRSSDGAARLRRQFYAQPAGAISPRLRVMLAWDTDQTDLDLHVISPDGQHAWYGERSLPNGGGIDTDVTTGYGPEIYANPSPPPGLWLVYVNFYGGRASSEEGLTIASLSILSNEGTPDEKQETFRIPMREAGETVLVKRFAYP, encoded by the coding sequence ATGGACAGGACGAAGACTTCATCGAGGCTTGGGCGCGCCGGCTGGTGCTTGGGCAGTAGGCGCGCGGCGTGGGCATGGGCCTGTGCGAGCAGCCTGATCGGCGTGTGCGCGCAGGCGCAGCAGGCCCCGAAAGTCGAGCTTGAGGGTCCGCGCTCGGGCTGGCGGCTGCACACGCCCGAAAGCGCCAGCTTCATGCAGGCGGTGAACTATCCCGCCAACAGCGTCAATACGGGCGATGCCGCGATCGGCAGGCTGATCCGCGGGCGCGTGCTGGGCGCCGCCAAGGGCCCGGCGCGGCTGATCGTCAACGGCGTGGCGATGCCGCAGCGCATCGAGGACGACGGCAGCTTCGCCCGGCCCTATGCCTTTCCCAGCGGCAGCAACAGCATTGAAGTGCGCAGCAGCGATGGCGCGGCGCGCCTGCGCCGGCAGTTCTACGCGCAGCCGGCCGGGGCCATCAGCCCGCGCCTGCGGGTGATGCTGGCCTGGGACACCGACCAGACCGACCTCGACCTGCATGTGATCAGCCCCGACGGCCAGCACGCCTGGTACGGCGAGCGCAGCCTGCCGAACGGCGGTGGCATCGACACCGACGTCACCACCGGCTACGGCCCCGAGATCTACGCCAACCCCAGCCCGCCGCCGGGTCTGTGGCTGGTCTACGTCAACTTCTACGGCGGCCGCGCCAGCAGCGAGGAGGGCCTGACCATCGCCAGCCTCAGCATCCTCAGCAACGAGGGCACGCCGGACGAGAAGCAGGAGACGTTCCGCATTCCCATGCGCGAGGCCGGCGAGACGGTGCTGGTGAAGCGGTTTGCGTATCCGTAG
- a CDS encoding ubiquinone biosynthesis protein UbiB translates to MLWETLTAARDLGRLHDVAGVLVRHGFGDVARRLGMLGALERVGRVLPTQNLEALVALKPEQRLRCVLEELGPCFVKLGQVLATRVDLFGPDWIAEFGKLQNQVPAVDFALLRPQLEQDIGGSVETVFAEFDTAPLAAASIAQVHRARLQDGRAVVVKIRRPDIEATVAADTRLLERAARLVESEWPEWRRYQPLALVRQLKSSLRRELDLAAEGRHAERIALSFADEPRIVVPRVHWPLTGTRVNVQDFIDGIALSDTSALQAAGADRHAVAQLGAQAVLKMMFEDGFFHADPHAGNVFWLPGDRLALIDFGMVGRLSEARRHQLVALMQGLVARDTGAVVEVLLAWTEQGELDEEVLAEDIDALIDSYYGVPLGELQFGRLLGEVMALLRDHHLVLPADLALVIKVFVTLEGMGRMLDPGFDMAAEAAPFLKRSLLKRYHPKAMARRGWRAAGDALALLQAMPRELRQLLQTARRGRFNVHIDVERLKRFGEQVEHSANRLSIGVVTAALIIGSSIVMTVSGGPTLLGLPLFGLLGFLGAGACGAWLIWSIWRSGGGR, encoded by the coding sequence ATGCTCTGGGAAACCCTCACCGCCGCCCGCGATCTCGGCCGCCTGCATGACGTGGCGGGCGTGCTGGTGCGGCACGGCTTTGGCGATGTCGCGCGAAGGCTGGGCATGCTGGGCGCGCTGGAGCGCGTCGGCCGCGTGCTGCCGACGCAGAATCTGGAGGCGCTGGTCGCCTTGAAGCCCGAGCAGCGCCTGCGCTGCGTGCTGGAAGAACTCGGGCCCTGCTTCGTCAAGCTCGGCCAGGTGTTGGCGACGCGCGTGGACCTGTTCGGGCCGGACTGGATCGCCGAGTTCGGCAAGCTGCAGAACCAGGTGCCGGCGGTCGACTTCGCCCTGCTGCGTCCGCAGCTGGAGCAGGACATCGGCGGCAGCGTCGAGACCGTGTTCGCCGAGTTCGACACCGCGCCGCTGGCCGCGGCCTCGATCGCCCAGGTGCATCGCGCCCGCTTGCAGGACGGCCGCGCGGTGGTGGTCAAGATCCGCCGCCCCGACATCGAGGCGACGGTCGCCGCCGACACCCGCCTGCTGGAGCGCGCGGCGCGTCTGGTCGAGTCGGAGTGGCCGGAGTGGCGGCGCTACCAGCCGCTGGCCCTGGTGCGGCAGCTGAAGTCCTCGCTGCGGCGCGAACTCGATCTGGCCGCCGAGGGCCGACACGCCGAGCGCATCGCGCTGAGCTTCGCCGACGAACCCAGGATCGTGGTGCCGCGCGTGCACTGGCCGCTGACCGGCACGCGGGTGAACGTGCAGGACTTCATCGACGGCATCGCCCTGTCCGACACGAGCGCGCTGCAGGCCGCCGGTGCCGATCGCCATGCGGTGGCCCAGCTGGGCGCGCAGGCGGTGCTGAAGATGATGTTCGAGGACGGCTTCTTCCACGCCGATCCGCATGCCGGCAACGTGTTCTGGCTGCCGGGCGATCGCCTCGCCCTGATCGACTTCGGCATGGTCGGCCGCCTCTCGGAGGCGCGCCGCCACCAGCTGGTGGCCTTGATGCAGGGCCTGGTCGCGCGCGACACCGGCGCCGTGGTCGAGGTGCTGCTGGCCTGGACCGAACAGGGCGAGCTGGACGAAGAGGTTCTGGCCGAGGACATCGACGCGTTGATCGACAGTTACTACGGTGTCCCCCTGGGCGAGCTGCAGTTCGGCCGCCTGCTGGGCGAGGTGATGGCTTTGCTGCGCGATCACCATCTGGTGCTGCCGGCCGACCTCGCGCTGGTCATCAAGGTGTTCGTGACGCTTGAGGGCATGGGCCGGATGCTCGACCCCGGCTTCGACATGGCCGCGGAAGCGGCACCCTTCCTGAAGCGCTCGCTGCTGAAGCGCTACCACCCCAAGGCGATGGCGCGGCGCGGCTGGCGTGCGGCCGGCGATGCGCTGGCCCTGCTGCAGGCGATGCCGCGCGAGCTGCGCCAGCTGCTGCAGACCGCGCGGCGCGGGCGCTTCAACGTGCACATCGACGTCGAGCGCCTGAAGCGCTTCGGCGAACAGGTCGAGCACTCGGCCAACCGGCTCAGCATCGGCGTGGTCACCGCCGCGCTGATCATCGGCTCCTCGATCGTGATGACCGTCTCCGGCGGGCCGACCCTGCTGGGCCTGCCGCTGTTCGGCCTGCTCGGCTTTCTCGGCGCGGGCGCCTGCGGGGCTTGGCTGATCTGGTCGATCTGGCGCAGCGGCGGCGGGCGCTGA
- a CDS encoding MtrB/PioB family outer membrane beta-barrel protein: protein MQRSALFLAIAVAALGTASSDAWAKQPKTGHAFKGSVEVQYRTNNNISVAPSSGERFDYAELSEFGIEDEEDPAADDSEEEDEGDEGDDFDDLIDVDPSEDEIEEDDAFDEDGDGIDDLLDPDEGGVVDSESRYTTKVGLGHKYTYAGGTTAWNNGIRFASDTHNQRDDLDKFNWAVTSGFDISPAGSKHGFKPSLSYVALETDNNKFATTFVASLAYTYEVSKRLGLSATYNYQDKDIAKPTAPDSRVDTLAFGADFKATNDDIFKLKYAPKVEDSTQVTRNTDAWGWELTYTRKLPWDMTAGVGYKFDSVDHKNLVPRREDDNTTWGLQLTKDFGKWLSLELGYETRDRESSIESKNASNDSAYLGATWKF from the coding sequence ATGCAGCGCAGCGCACTTTTTCTGGCCATCGCCGTGGCCGCTCTCGGCACGGCCAGCAGCGACGCCTGGGCCAAACAGCCCAAGACCGGCCACGCGTTCAAGGGCAGCGTCGAGGTCCAGTACCGCACCAACAACAACATCTCGGTGGCGCCTTCTTCGGGCGAGCGCTTCGACTACGCGGAACTCTCCGAATTCGGCATCGAAGACGAAGAAGATCCGGCGGCGGACGACTCCGAAGAGGAGGACGAGGGGGATGAGGGCGATGACTTCGATGACCTCATCGATGTCGACCCGTCCGAAGACGAGATCGAAGAGGACGATGCCTTCGACGAAGACGGCGACGGCATCGACGACCTGCTCGACCCGGATGAAGGCGGCGTTGTCGACTCCGAGAGCCGCTACACCACCAAGGTCGGCCTGGGCCACAAGTACACCTACGCCGGCGGCACCACTGCGTGGAACAACGGCATTCGCTTCGCCAGCGATACCCACAACCAGCGCGATGATCTCGACAAGTTCAACTGGGCGGTCACCAGCGGCTTCGATATCTCGCCGGCCGGAAGCAAGCACGGCTTCAAGCCTTCGCTGTCCTACGTCGCGCTGGAAACCGACAACAACAAGTTCGCCACCACCTTCGTCGCCTCGCTGGCCTATACCTACGAAGTCAGCAAGCGCCTCGGGCTCAGCGCCACCTACAACTACCAGGACAAGGACATCGCCAAGCCGACCGCGCCCGACTCGCGCGTCGACACCCTGGCCTTCGGCGCCGACTTCAAGGCCACCAATGACGACATCTTCAAGCTGAAGTACGCCCCGAAGGTGGAAGACTCGACCCAGGTCACGCGCAACACCGATGCCTGGGGCTGGGAGCTGACCTACACGCGCAAGCTGCCCTGGGACATGACGGCCGGCGTTGGCTACAAGTTCGATTCGGTCGATCACAAGAACCTGGTGCCACGCCGCGAGGACGACAACACCACCTGGGGCCTGCAGCTGACCAAGGACTTCGGCAAGTGGCTCTCGCTGGAGCTCGGCTACGAAACGCGCGACCGCGAGTCGAGCATCGAAAGCAAGAACGCCAGCAACGACAGCGCCTACCTCGGCGCGACCTGGAAGTTCTAA
- a CDS encoding right-handed parallel beta-helix repeat-containing protein, whose protein sequence is MAAWKGWHGGAALALGLCLAGATQAGELRVNSAGWDLALDDNLSLREALLLAQWPLNEFEKRCWRSGEKDRSSGGNWQLANPANSEHCIQPPSCATNSATCLWVLASVPSYGLGLDHADTLRIDANIGPAQPTAPIFLRSDDRLLGQRPDGQRLPIDGSQLPASVPALLQIAGTNALIEQVEVYASPSVGIAVTGNGSRIEASFVRNNAGAGIRLLPKQGGPAPFSPRDITVGSTDPGRGNFIVGNGGDGVLLEAVATESSFSHNNKFFANFISGSGASGIAVFHSRGNLIGDAGLGNEIQSAAGLAGVFIEGENADDNRIAGNLIGVSSGLNGNTHGVLILGGADAALIGGSGALANRILGNRGHGIQLIGPDSSDHQILDNAIGAAGSTALGNGGDGIRLQNGVSNVLIRGNTLVRSGYPTALAADAGWGVRIEGPISRFNRVQQNSIGLLGTTAAGNRRGGLAVLDGSESTRVGGAVLGNTIGSNEGPGVLIEGAGTAATQLEHNRIGFAVDGGSLSRPNAGSGVLIRGGARDTVIGEGDGSPADSSRRNWISGNARDGIEVLGETSDGVRIRNNYLGTEIVGVGALGNSRNGLYVQDADGIVIERNLISANGNDGIKLEGAVAGAQIQGNGIGLNADRDAVLGNAASGVALLSGPTDTLIGSTAANWIGGSGGSGVYIEGAATLRTQVRGNSIGGSGVRAFGNQGSGVFIGGGSSQNLLRGNLLLANGVAGVDLNNADANTLAANFVGAVGAGGVFPNPRGIRVYAGSAGNVIGGSEAADRNYITAGSFYGIGLFNAGTNANRVENNWIGELLGGAPAGVQGPGVLIQEGAQFNEIRANLIAWSLGPGVWIRNLGMLTRDNEVLGNTVRNGVVEGVRISDGASFNQIGGESAGEANQIRDNDGAGIVVSGGDGNALWGNGLLFNEGPAIDLGGDGATANDTGDTDTGPNRLQNFPQLGALIRDASSTRVSYQLDSAPNRSYRIELYGYAAACAPGGSGQGLRALVQNVQTGADGRASGELLLPFRLPGFVSATATDLVTLDTSELGSCVGDPAEIFSNGFESS, encoded by the coding sequence ATGGCGGCATGGAAGGGATGGCACGGCGGCGCGGCCCTGGCCTTGGGCCTGTGCCTGGCCGGGGCGACACAGGCCGGCGAACTGCGGGTGAATTCGGCGGGCTGGGATCTCGCGCTGGACGACAATCTCAGCCTGCGCGAGGCCCTGCTGCTGGCGCAGTGGCCGCTCAACGAGTTCGAGAAGCGCTGCTGGCGCAGCGGCGAAAAGGACCGCAGCAGCGGCGGCAACTGGCAGCTGGCGAACCCGGCCAACAGCGAGCACTGCATCCAGCCCCCGAGCTGCGCGACCAACAGCGCGACCTGCCTGTGGGTGCTGGCCAGTGTGCCGTCGTATGGCCTCGGGCTGGATCACGCCGACACCCTGCGCATCGACGCCAACATCGGCCCCGCGCAGCCCACGGCGCCGATCTTTCTGCGCAGCGATGACCGCCTGCTCGGCCAGCGCCCCGACGGCCAGCGCCTGCCGATCGACGGCAGCCAGCTGCCCGCCAGCGTCCCGGCCCTGCTGCAGATCGCCGGCACCAATGCGCTCATCGAACAGGTCGAGGTCTATGCCAGCCCCAGCGTTGGCATCGCCGTGACCGGCAACGGCAGCCGTATCGAGGCCAGCTTTGTCCGCAACAACGCCGGCGCCGGCATCCGCCTGCTGCCCAAGCAGGGCGGGCCCGCGCCGTTCTCGCCGCGCGACATCACGGTGGGCAGCACCGATCCGGGCCGCGGCAATTTCATCGTCGGCAACGGCGGCGATGGCGTGCTGCTGGAGGCGGTCGCCACCGAAAGCAGCTTCAGCCACAACAACAAGTTCTTCGCCAACTTCATCAGCGGCAGCGGCGCCTCGGGCATCGCGGTGTTCCATTCGCGCGGCAACCTGATCGGCGATGCCGGCCTCGGCAACGAGATCCAGAGCGCCGCCGGTCTCGCCGGGGTGTTCATCGAAGGCGAGAACGCCGACGACAACCGCATCGCCGGCAACCTGATCGGCGTGAGCAGCGGCTTGAACGGCAACACGCACGGCGTGCTGATTCTGGGCGGCGCCGATGCGGCGCTGATTGGCGGCAGCGGCGCGCTGGCCAACCGCATCCTCGGCAATCGCGGCCACGGCATCCAGCTGATCGGGCCGGACAGCTCCGATCACCAGATCCTCGACAACGCCATCGGTGCCGCCGGCAGCACGGCCCTGGGCAACGGCGGCGATGGCATCCGCCTGCAGAACGGGGTCAGCAACGTGCTGATCCGCGGCAACACGCTCGTGCGCTCGGGCTATCCGACCGCGCTCGCCGCGGATGCCGGCTGGGGTGTCCGCATCGAGGGGCCGATCAGCCGCTTCAACCGCGTGCAGCAGAACAGCATCGGCCTGCTCGGCACGACAGCCGCCGGCAACCGCCGCGGCGGCCTCGCCGTGCTGGACGGCAGCGAAAGCACCCGCGTCGGCGGTGCGGTGCTGGGCAATACGATCGGCAGCAACGAGGGCCCGGGTGTGCTGATCGAAGGCGCAGGCACCGCGGCGACGCAGCTGGAACACAACCGCATCGGCTTCGCTGTCGACGGCGGCAGCCTCAGCCGACCGAACGCCGGCAGCGGCGTGCTGATCCGCGGCGGCGCCCGCGACACCGTGATCGGCGAGGGCGACGGCAGCCCCGCCGACAGCAGTCGCCGCAACTGGATCAGCGGCAACGCCCGCGACGGCATCGAGGTGCTGGGTGAGACCAGCGACGGCGTGCGCATCCGCAACAACTACCTCGGCACCGAGATCGTCGGCGTAGGCGCGCTCGGCAACAGCCGCAACGGCCTCTACGTGCAGGACGCCGACGGCATCGTGATCGAGCGCAATCTGATCTCCGCCAACGGCAACGACGGCATCAAGCTGGAGGGCGCGGTGGCGGGCGCACAGATCCAGGGCAACGGCATCGGTCTGAACGCCGATCGCGATGCCGTGCTGGGCAACGCGGCGTCGGGCGTCGCCCTGCTCAGCGGCCCCACCGACACCCTGATCGGCAGCACGGCGGCCAACTGGATCGGCGGCAGCGGCGGCAGCGGCGTGTACATCGAGGGCGCCGCCACCCTGCGCACACAGGTGCGCGGCAACTCCATCGGCGGCAGCGGCGTGCGGGCCTTCGGCAATCAGGGCTCGGGGGTCTTCATCGGCGGCGGCAGCAGCCAGAACCTGCTGCGCGGCAACCTGCTGCTGGCCAACGGCGTCGCCGGCGTCGACCTCAACAACGCCGATGCGAACACGCTCGCCGCGAACTTCGTTGGCGCGGTCGGCGCCGGCGGCGTGTTTCCGAACCCGCGCGGCATCCGCGTCTATGCCGGCTCGGCCGGCAACGTGATCGGCGGCAGCGAGGCCGCCGACCGCAACTACATCACCGCCGGCAGCTTCTACGGCATCGGCCTGTTCAACGCGGGAACAAATGCCAACCGGGTCGAGAACAACTGGATCGGCGAGCTGCTGGGGGGCGCGCCGGCCGGCGTGCAGGGGCCGGGCGTGTTGATCCAGGAGGGCGCGCAGTTCAACGAGATCCGCGCCAACCTGATCGCCTGGAGCCTTGGGCCCGGCGTTTGGATCCGCAACCTCGGCATGCTCACCCGCGACAACGAGGTGCTGGGCAACACCGTGCGCAACGGCGTGGTCGAGGGCGTGCGCATCAGCGATGGCGCGTCGTTCAACCAGATCGGCGGCGAGAGCGCAGGCGAGGCCAACCAGATTCGCGACAACGATGGCGCCGGCATCGTGGTCAGCGGCGGCGACGGCAATGCGCTGTGGGGCAATGGCCTGCTGTTCAACGAAGGCCCGGCGATCGACCTCGGCGGCGACGGCGCGACCGCAAACGATACCGGCGACACCGATACCGGCCCCAATCGCCTGCAGAACTTCCCGCAGCTCGGCGCGCTGATCCGCGACGCCAGCTCGACCCGCGTGAGCTATCAGCTCGACTCCGCGCCGAACCGCAGCTATCGCATCGAGCTCTACGGCTACGCGGCGGCCTGCGCGCCGGGCGGTAGCGGCCAGGGGCTGCGCGCGCTGGTGCAGAACGTGCAGACCGGCGCCGACGGCCGCGCCAGCGGCGAGCTGCTGCTGCCCTTCCGCCTGCCCGGCTTTGTCAGCGCCACAGCCACCGACCTCGTCACCCTCGACACCTCGGAGCTGGGCAGCTGCGTCGGCGATCCGGCGGAGATCTTCAGCAACGGCTTCGAGTCGTCCTGA
- a CDS encoding sigma-70 family RNA polymerase sigma factor: MTAPPEPALTQWLARAREGDGDALRQAFAGVYGELRRLAHRQLAGQPERTLNTTGLVHEAFLRLHGHAGEVRDRGHFFALAARVMRQVVVDFARERLSEKRGSGERGLPLEGIDVAEAREAEHLLAVDEALRRLAEREPRQAQVVECRYFAGLTEPETAEALGIGERSVQRDWQQARAWLREQLA, encoded by the coding sequence ATGACCGCGCCCCCGGAACCCGCACTCACGCAGTGGCTGGCCCGCGCCCGCGAGGGCGACGGTGATGCCCTGCGGCAGGCGTTTGCGGGCGTCTATGGCGAACTGCGGCGGCTGGCGCATCGGCAGCTGGCGGGGCAGCCCGAGCGCACCCTCAACACCACCGGCCTCGTGCACGAAGCCTTCCTGCGCTTGCACGGCCACGCCGGCGAGGTGCGCGATCGCGGCCATTTCTTCGCGCTGGCGGCGCGGGTGATGCGGCAGGTGGTGGTCGACTTCGCCCGCGAGCGGCTCAGCGAAAAGCGCGGCAGCGGTGAGCGCGGCCTGCCGCTCGAGGGCATCGATGTCGCCGAGGCGCGCGAGGCCGAGCACCTGCTCGCGGTCGACGAGGCCCTGCGCCGGCTGGCCGAGCGCGAGCCGCGGCAGGCGCAGGTGGTGGAGTGCCGCTACTTCGCCGGCCTCACCGAGCCGGAGACCGCCGAGGCGCTGGGCATCGGCGAGCGCAGCGTGCAGCGCGACTGGCAGCAGGCCCGCGCCTGGCTGCGCGAGCAGTTGGCGTGA